GTCCGCCGCTGGCGCCTCGTCGATGTACGACCAGGGCGGTGACTCGACCTACGGCATGGACGGCGGGATGTACGACGACGCCCAGGCCGAGGACGCGTCCGCCGACGACACGACCGGTGACGACACGACCGGTGACGACACAACCGGTGACGACACAACCAGCGACGACACAACCACCGACAACACGAGCACGACCGACTCCAGCGACCACGATGCGACGGACTCGACCGACTCGACCGCGACGGACTCGGACGCCTCGCAGGCCGGCTCCGGCGACAACATCACGATGACCTACGAGGGCACGTCGTACGACGCGGGCGAAGCGACCTACGACGCCGATGGCGACGGGCAGGCCGACACCGCGGTCCAGGACCACGGCTATCAGGTCGAGTACTACGTCGACAGCGACGGTGACGGGCAGGCCGACGAGCTGACGATCACCGACGCCGACGGCAACCTGATCAGCCACACCGAGAACGTCGAGGGCACCGACTCGTGGCAGCAGACGCCGGCGCCGGACACCACCTCGGGTGAGGTCAGCAGCCAGTCCACGGAGTCGGCCGAGCAGAGCAGCACGCAGGACTCGGGATCGGAGGCCGATGCGGGCTTGGATCCCAGCGGAAGCTCAGGCTCGAGCTCCGACGAAGCGCCGCAGGCCGATTCGGCCGGGTCGGCGAGCGAGGACGACCTGGGCACCGAGACCGCGGCACCGGAGGCCTCGAGTGTGTCCGGGGACTCCGGTTCGGACTCCAGTGACTCGAGCGACAGCTCGAGCAGCTCGGACGTCGCCTCGATGCCGACCCCGCCCGACGCCCCCAGCGTGGACGGTTCGAGTTCGGACACCTCCAGCGGTGACTCCAGCGAGGTGACCCCGCCGGGAGAGCCGGGGGAGGCCGAGGCCGGCGACATGACGGTGATCGTCGACGGCCAGCCCTACGACATCGGCGAGCCGACGCACGACATCACCGGCGACGGCACGCCGGACACGGTCGCGGTTGAGAAGGACGGCACGGTCGAGTACTACGTCGACACCGACCAGGACGGCGTCGTCGACCAGATCGTCGTACTCGACGAGTCCGATGGCTCGCTGATCAACCACGAGGTGTACGACGCCGAGTCCGGGACGTGGAGCAACGTCACCGAGGAGAGCGCCCAGTCTGGCGGTTAGCCTGCCAGCGCGCCGGGAGGGTCGTAGGGTTGCCGATGAGGCACCCTACGACCCTCTTACATTGGAAGGC
The nucleotide sequence above comes from Epidermidibacterium keratini. Encoded proteins:
- a CDS encoding DUF6802 family protein, which produces MSDHLADQFGMHDGAQSADDTESAAGASSMYDQGGDSTYGMDGGMYDDAQAEDASADDTTGDDTTGDDTTGDDTTSDDTTTDNTSTTDSSDHDATDSTDSTATDSDASQAGSGDNITMTYEGTSYDAGEATYDADGDGQADTAVQDHGYQVEYYVDSDGDGQADELTITDADGNLISHTENVEGTDSWQQTPAPDTTSGEVSSQSTESAEQSSTQDSGSEADAGLDPSGSSGSSSDEAPQADSAGSASEDDLGTETAAPEASSVSGDSGSDSSDSSDSSSSSDVASMPTPPDAPSVDGSSSDTSSGDSSEVTPPGEPGEAEAGDMTVIVDGQPYDIGEPTHDITGDGTPDTVAVEKDGTVEYYVDTDQDGVVDQIVVLDESDGSLINHEVYDAESGTWSNVTEESAQSGG